One Mycobacterium marseillense DNA window includes the following coding sequences:
- a CDS encoding sodium:proton exchanger translates to MTMLAIDRPAADVAMTAQWRRRTLTRSGLITGAFVAPAVVIRISGLHVGAVAALLIFGAAVVAASFLLAWAAEAAQIDVSGGLATALLALIAVLPEYAVDLYYAYVSGHNAEYTQYAAANMTGSNRLLMGLGWPVVVLVSIVVARKSGSGKPSGLTLEPANRVELGFLLIAGILAFAVPASGEIHFGLGLALLGWFGFYLYKISHGEVEEPDLIGTAAALGELPDRRRRIAVVGLFVASGAVILLCAKPFADNLVAAGTELGVNRFLLVQWLAPLASEAPEFIIATIFATRGKGTAAIATLISSKVNQWTLLIGSLPISHLLGGGGFSLYLDSRQVEEMLLTATQTMMGVALILALRFHRNAALALLGLFVVQFPIVSTQGRLLLCGVYTAVAVVALIRYRRHLPATLRAPFVGTAVRHSGHPLHPVQDP, encoded by the coding sequence ATGACGATGCTCGCCATAGACAGGCCCGCTGCCGACGTCGCGATGACGGCGCAGTGGCGGCGCCGCACCCTGACGCGTTCGGGGCTGATCACCGGCGCATTCGTCGCCCCGGCCGTGGTCATCCGGATCTCGGGTCTGCACGTCGGTGCGGTGGCCGCCCTGCTGATCTTCGGGGCCGCCGTGGTGGCGGCCAGCTTCTTGCTGGCATGGGCCGCCGAGGCTGCCCAGATCGATGTGTCCGGAGGCCTCGCCACGGCGCTACTCGCCTTGATCGCGGTCCTGCCCGAATACGCCGTCGACCTGTACTACGCCTACGTCTCCGGCCACAACGCCGAATACACGCAGTACGCCGCCGCCAACATGACCGGGTCCAACCGGCTGCTGATGGGACTCGGGTGGCCCGTGGTGGTGCTGGTCAGCATCGTGGTGGCGCGCAAGTCCGGATCCGGGAAACCGAGCGGGCTGACGCTCGAGCCAGCAAACCGTGTCGAGCTGGGATTCCTGTTGATCGCGGGCATCCTCGCGTTCGCGGTACCGGCGAGCGGCGAGATCCATTTCGGGCTCGGGCTGGCGTTGCTGGGCTGGTTCGGGTTCTACCTCTACAAGATCAGCCACGGCGAAGTCGAAGAGCCCGACCTGATCGGCACCGCCGCCGCGCTGGGCGAACTGCCCGACCGTCGCCGCCGCATCGCCGTGGTCGGCCTGTTCGTCGCCTCGGGAGCGGTGATCCTGCTGTGCGCCAAGCCGTTTGCCGACAACCTGGTGGCCGCGGGTACCGAACTGGGCGTCAACCGGTTCCTGCTGGTTCAGTGGCTGGCCCCGCTGGCCTCGGAGGCCCCGGAGTTCATCATCGCGACCATTTTCGCCACCCGCGGCAAGGGCACGGCGGCCATCGCCACGCTGATCTCCTCCAAGGTCAACCAGTGGACCCTGCTGATCGGCTCGCTGCCGATCTCCCACCTGCTCGGTGGCGGCGGGTTCTCCCTGTATCTCGACTCCCGCCAGGTGGAGGAAATGCTGCTCACGGCGACCCAGACGATGATGGGCGTGGCGCTGATCCTGGCGCTGCGTTTCCATCGCAACGCGGCGTTGGCACTGCTGGGATTGTTCGTCGTGCAGTTCCCGATCGTCTCGACGCAGGGCCGGCTGCTGCTCTGCGGCGTCTACACGGCGGTGGCCGTCGTCGCGCTGATCCGCTACCGGCGCCACTTGCCCGCCACCCTCCGGGCGCCGTTCGTTGGGACCGCCGTCCGCCACAGCGGCCACCCGTTACATCCGGTGCAGGACCCGTAA
- a CDS encoding SDR family oxidoreductase, protein MNRVSVITGGAGGMGLATAKIVGRDHTVVLCDVRQDRLTTAATTLQDLGITPTVVNCDVTDRQAVADLLGEATGLGTVASVIHTAGVSPSMGAADYVMRTNAIGTVNVDEEFYALAAEGAVIVNVASMAAHMLPAEIIPTSQFPLALDDRDAFMDAMMTACNIAPEEARSGIAYALSKSFVKWYSQSQAERFNARGLRIVSVSPGSIDTEMGRLEEQAGAGAMVADAAVPRWGKPEEMAELLAFCASEKAGYLTGTDILNDGGVIASMTERARAAAAG, encoded by the coding sequence ATGAATCGAGTGTCCGTAATCACAGGCGGCGCGGGCGGCATGGGGTTGGCCACCGCGAAAATCGTCGGCCGCGACCACACCGTGGTGCTCTGCGACGTCCGGCAGGACCGGCTCACGACCGCCGCCACCACCCTGCAGGATCTCGGGATCACTCCCACGGTGGTCAACTGTGACGTCACCGACCGGCAAGCCGTCGCGGACCTGCTCGGCGAAGCCACGGGCCTCGGCACGGTCGCTTCCGTCATCCACACCGCGGGGGTCAGCCCGAGCATGGGTGCCGCCGACTACGTGATGCGGACCAACGCGATCGGCACCGTCAACGTCGACGAGGAGTTCTATGCGCTCGCCGCCGAGGGCGCGGTGATCGTCAACGTGGCCTCGATGGCGGCGCACATGTTGCCCGCGGAAATCATTCCCACAAGCCAATTTCCGCTGGCGCTCGACGACCGCGACGCCTTCATGGACGCGATGATGACGGCGTGCAACATCGCCCCCGAGGAGGCGCGCTCCGGTATCGCCTACGCCCTGAGCAAGAGCTTCGTCAAGTGGTACAGCCAGTCGCAGGCGGAGCGCTTCAACGCCCGCGGTCTGCGGATCGTCTCGGTGTCCCCGGGATCGATCGACACCGAGATGGGCAGGCTCGAGGAGCAGGCGGGGGCCGGCGCGATGGTCGCCGACGCCGCGGTGCCGCGGTGGGGCAAGCCGGAGGAAATGGCCGAGCTGCTCGCCTTCTGCGCCAGCGAGAAGGCCGGCTATCTCACCGGCACCGACATCCTCAACGACGGCGGCGTGATCGCTTCGATGACCGAGCGAGCCAGGGCGGCCGCCGCCGGCTAG